CCCCGACAGGTACTGATGGAAATCCTCGGCACTCACACAGCAGCCTGGCTTCATAACCACGGCAGCGACAATGGAGCGTGTACCCGAGGTTGTCGCAAACCAGGTTACCGCCGCCTGGGTCACGCCAGGATGACTCAAGAGAGCTGACTCTACTTCCATAGGTTCGATGCGCACGCCACGCACTTTTATCTGGTCATCGTTACGGCCAAAGTAGTGAAGGGTCCCGGTGGCATCCTCCACGACGACATCGCCGGTCCGGTAGAACCTCTGTTCATTGGCACCGATGGTGATAAATCGCTCCCGTGTCAGTTGCTCATTGCCACGGTAGCCACGGGCCAGCGCTGGACCACCGATCCAGAGTTCACCCTCGACACCGGTCGGGACTTGCACTCCCTGCTCGTCCATCACTTGTACGTCGACGTGGGCCAGCGGCCGGCCGATCGGAGCCGAGACTGAGTGCGCTAAATGGGCGGTCTTGTCGTGGCCGAGCTGATGTCCGGTCGCCCATACCGTCGTTTCGGTTGGGCCATAGAGGTTCCACGCGGTATCACCGATATCGATCAGTCGCAACGCAAGATCGCGGGGGAGCGCCTCCCCATGGCTAATGGCGATCCGTAATCGTGGGAAGTCAGGAACCGCCGCGAGCGCGACCGACCACACCGATGGCCCTGTCATCAGCACCGAGACCTCATGCTTGCGGATCTCGTTGGCGAGACGACGTGGACCCAGCACGAGACTCCGATCATACAGAATGACGGCGCCTCCGGTGATCATCGGCAGGTACATCTCAGCCACGGAACTATCAAAGCCGACCGTCGAGGTCGCCAAGTAGCGGTCAGACTCGGAGACCCCGAGGAGATCACGTGCGGTGATGAGCAGTCTCACCACATTGCGGTGCTCGACCTCAACTCCTTTCGGCATTCCCGTACTCCCGGACGTGAACAGGATGTAGGCGAGCCGGTTTCCGCCTTGTGGAAGCTGCTGCGAGGGGCACGACTCGCCGGACCTGGCCCTTAATCTCTCGACCTCGACGAACACAGGGCTCGCTGGCGTATCCTCTGTTATATGTATCGAGGCTTGAAGTTTTTGCAGTAACGATGTGTGACCAAGGACAAGCGTACATCCTGCACTGGTGATGATGCGACGCGCTCGCTCGGGTGGATCATCTGGATCGAGCGGCACGTAGCATCCGCCAGCTTTCAGAATTCCAAGCAGAGTAGCGAGAAGATCAGACGTCCTGTGCATCAGCACCCCGACGGGCTGTTCAGCGCCGAGTCCCCACAGGATCAGCGCGTCAGCAATTTGGCGCGCGCGCGCCTCCAGGGCGCTGTAAGATGTCGCACCAGAGGCGTCGATTACGGCTGTAGCCTCAGGCCGCCGCCGGGCTTGGAGGGCAAAGAGCGTAAACAGATTCTCGTCAAGCATACGAGTATCATCAATCGTCATCGCGGCCTCAATTCTACGGCAAACCCTGGCGCTGGTTCCCAGTGGTAACCACCACGCACTGCCGGCCCCTCAGAAAGCGCAGTCAGGGAGTACCCACGTGCAAGAACGCGCAGGAACACCATGCCGAGCCGGATAACGACTCCTCCCATCGGGCATTGGTGATGATCAACTCCAAATGGCGCGTAACACTCTTTTCCGGGCGTTTCCTTCAAGAACCTCTGTGGATTGAAACTGTGCGGTTCTCTAAACATACTCTCCGCATGATGGGACTCCCAAAGGCAAAGTCGGACGGTTGCATTCCGCGGGATAAGAAACCCCTCAAAAATGAAGTCGCGCTTCGCACGACGCATCAGTCGCTCACTCTGGTCGGTACGTAGCGTCTCCAATACGAAAGCCTACGCCAGCGGTCGCACCCACTCATGGCCCATGTCTTCAGCACCGATGCGCGCGAGCACCGCCGGCTCATCGGCGACATGCCGCGTCAGCCACCGAAACCAGTTCTTTAGATCGGATCGGCCCATCTCCGCTTGATAGATCACGTTTCCGAGTAGGGTATCGTCCAGCGTCCCCTGTTCCACCATTTGTGCCACCAAACCACCTTTCCGCAGATTTCCGCTGCCAGTACGTATCGCTGTGACCTCAGCGCGCAAATCATCGCGGAATGCGCGGAAGGCATTCTCCTGCCGCTGCTGTGGATGCCATACAAGTCCATAGGGACCAAGTTCGCGAAAGTGTGCCAGGAATCGCTCATGCACTGCGGTTCCCGGCTCAGCTCCAAAGAACAGCCAGGTCACCACGGCTGTTGCTATGGCCGACATCGCAGTGGTGTATGCGTTTGCCGCGTTGTTATGTTCACCGCTTCGTTGGACATAATCGCGCAGTGCCGTAGCGACAATCGCTTCGAGCACCGATTCATTAGCAGCCAACTCAATGCCGTGCAGAGCTTGCAGGATTGCCCTGCGGTAGAGCCGATGATCATCCCCTTCCATGATGTGAAGGAGCCCTTTCGGAATGAGGTGATCGAGTTCCATGGAAATGACCCGCAGATCCGACCCATGTTGTTGCGTGATTTCCCGGCACCGATCGAGACCGACGATGAAAATACACAATTCACCCCAGGCAATCCCTTTGAATATGGGTCCTAACACCTCTGCGCGCTGGCGCAGGGTATCGCGATCGGCTCTCTCCAACGGGTCAAGTGCGATGAAGTCGCCAGGCGGCAACGGGTGACGGGACAGGGCGGCCCGGATGCGTGCATAGGTAACCGGATACGGCTGGAGCCAGTCAAAGAGCGTAGCCTTCATTGTCGAGAACCTCGGGACGATAGTAACCAGCAAACAAATTGTATTATAGGAAACCAGGGAGCGCAAAATTGACCGCCCCCTCTTATACAAAGTACAAAGCTTGACGGTTCGCCGGTGCAGCTATATAGCTTGCCAGCGGAGATAAGGATGAGCCTATCATTGCACAATTATTTCATGGACCGTGCGCTAATGCTGGC
This window of the Deltaproteobacteria bacterium genome carries:
- a CDS encoding amino acid adenylation domain-containing protein produces the protein MTIDDTRMLDENLFTLFALQARRRPEATAVIDASGATSYSALEARARQIADALILWGLGAEQPVGVLMHRTSDLLATLLGILKAGGCYVPLDPDDPPERARRIITSAGCTLVLGHTSLLQKLQASIHITEDTPASPVFVEVERLRARSGESCPSQQLPQGGNRLAYILFTSGSTGMPKGVEVEHRNVVRLLITARDLLGVSESDRYLATSTVGFDSSVAEMYLPMITGGAVILYDRSLVLGPRRLANEIRKHEVSVLMTGPSVWSVALAAVPDFPRLRIAISHGEALPRDLALRLIDIGDTAWNLYGPTETTVWATGHQLGHDKTAHLAHSVSAPIGRPLAHVDVQVMDEQGVQVPTGVEGELWIGGPALARGYRGNEQLTRERFITIGANEQRFYRTGDVVVEDATGTLHYFGRNDDQIKVRGVRIEPMEVESALLSHPGVTQAAVTWFATTSGTRSIVAAVVMKPGCCVSAEDFHQYLSGILSATMVPSRFVFCEALPLLPSGKVDRNTIRVRAADIPVETTSTLNQDEGTDTERTLIRIWERTLGIHPVRRTDHFFTIGGDSLSGVTVMLEVEAAFKISLPFRALFEASTLDRFAERIERERSQPHKLDNPQFIFPLTQQGRGTPMFFSTGNLKLAQKGLWSVDCPLYAVSLWAQGSGFVKANSLEELARFHIDNIRTIQPHGPYRLAGYSFGGLVALEIAQQLRHAGERIELLFLLDPSEPFTSGNALNLQPSEPVVNGAYDALGPGIKAGRLMQSPRNLVPSMVRRVGGKVKRAVRVPYRRIRQPLLEWLSYHLVDLYGRNANPVSTRLLPKNRWPAFCYASKRLGKSYVPRPYEGDVLAVFVDRDDRYALWHALLGPTADIRVVESSHAELFSDPALPQWLEMLRIRLDGASEQRHE
- a CDS encoding cytochrome P450, with protein sequence MRRAKRDFIFEGFLIPRNATVRLCLWESHHAESMFREPHSFNPQRFLKETPGKECYAPFGVDHHQCPMGGVVIRLGMVFLRVLARGYSLTALSEGPAVRGGYHWEPAPGFAVELRPR